One region of Chloroflexota bacterium genomic DNA includes:
- a CDS encoding acetyl-CoA hydrolase/transferase family protein, whose product MDWNKIYRSRIVSAEEAVAVVKSHQRIFLTGNCSTPQVLLKALVKRAPELEDVEIAQALTVGTTEYVAPEMEGHLRVNTMFISDNIRKAVQEGRADFTPVFLSEFPHLFRDGILPVDVAFVHLSPPDEHGFCSFGVEVGLTKTAAESAKIIIAEINEQMPRTLGDSFIHVSRLDYIVPVNYPLVEVSMAAKGDPEVVERIAQYIADLIPDGATMQMGIGAIPDAVLRYLTDKKDLGVHTELFSDGVMDLVEKGVLTGARKTLHPGKIIAGFILGTHKLYDWIDNNPMIELHPTEYVNDPFIIAQNDRMVAINSAIEVDLTGQVCADSIGPKLYSGVGGQLDFIYGASRAKEGVPIIALPSLAITRSGKRFSRITAMLKQGAGVVTTRNHVHYVVTEYGVANLYGKSIRQRAQELIRIAHPDFRDELTHQAKKLNYL is encoded by the coding sequence ATGGACTGGAATAAAATTTACCGCTCGCGCATTGTCAGTGCAGAAGAGGCCGTGGCGGTCGTCAAGTCGCACCAGCGCATTTTCCTGACCGGCAACTGCTCAACGCCTCAGGTGCTGCTTAAAGCACTGGTCAAGCGCGCCCCCGAACTGGAGGACGTCGAAATCGCTCAGGCGCTTACGGTCGGCACGACCGAATACGTGGCCCCGGAAATGGAAGGTCACCTGCGGGTGAACACGATGTTCATCAGCGACAACATCCGCAAAGCCGTGCAAGAAGGCCGCGCCGATTTCACGCCGGTGTTCCTTTCCGAATTCCCTCACCTTTTCCGCGATGGCATCTTGCCGGTTGACGTCGCCTTTGTGCATCTTTCGCCGCCCGACGAACACGGCTTCTGCAGTTTCGGCGTGGAAGTGGGGCTCACCAAAACCGCGGCAGAATCGGCCAAAATCATCATCGCCGAAATCAACGAGCAAATGCCGCGCACCCTGGGCGACTCCTTCATCCACGTCAGCCGCCTCGATTACATCGTGCCGGTCAATTACCCCCTGGTGGAAGTCAGCATGGCCGCCAAAGGCGACCCCGAAGTGGTAGAACGCATTGCCCAATACATTGCCGACCTGATTCCCGATGGGGCGACCATGCAAATGGGCATCGGCGCTATCCCCGATGCTGTGCTGCGCTACCTGACCGACAAAAAAGACCTCGGCGTGCACACCGAGTTGTTCTCCGATGGTGTGATGGACCTGGTCGAAAAAGGCGTGCTCACGGGCGCGCGCAAAACCCTGCACCCCGGCAAGATCATCGCGGGGTTCATTCTGGGAACGCACAAACTCTATGACTGGATTGACAACAATCCTATGATTGAGTTGCATCCCACGGAATACGTCAACGACCCCTTCATCATTGCCCAAAACGACCGCATGGTCGCCATCAACTCAGCCATCGAAGTGGACCTCACCGGCCAGGTTTGCGCCGACAGCATCGGGCCGAAACTTTACAGCGGCGTGGGCGGCCAGTTGGACTTCATCTACGGTGCTTCGCGCGCCAAGGAGGGCGTACCCATCATCGCCTTGCCCAGCCTGGCCATTACCCGCAGCGGCAAGCGCTTCAGCCGCATTACCGCGATGCTCAAACAAGGCGCGGGGGTGGTCACCACCCGCAACCACGTTCACTACGTGGTCACCGAATATGGTGTTGCCAACCTTTACGGCAAGTCTATTCGCCAGCGGGCGCAGGAACTCATCCGCATCGCCCACCCCGACTTCCGTGACGAGCTGACCCACCAGGCCAAAAAGCTCAACTACCTGTAA
- a CDS encoding SDR family NAD(P)-dependent oxidoreductase, whose protein sequence is MASHTPVILLTGASRGLGAAAALEAAHQGAHLVLNARQAARLESVAEACRAEGATVHTVVGDIGEEATARRMVETAAEAFGRLDAVIHNAGVLPPIAPIAKADLAAWEANWRVNFLAAVALLRHGIPLLRESHGRAVLVSSGAAIHAYPTWGAYCSAKAALNHFTAVLAAEEPDITALAFRPGIVDTDMQADIRTQGQGVMPPDLHAKFLAYQREGRLQPPEVVARPLIAVALHAPHAWSGRFVAYYDADVQQLMQET, encoded by the coding sequence ATGGCATCTCACACTCCCGTCATCCTGCTCACCGGCGCGTCGCGCGGTCTGGGCGCGGCTGCAGCACTGGAAGCCGCCCACCAGGGGGCGCACCTGGTGCTCAACGCCCGTCAGGCAGCGCGGCTGGAAAGCGTGGCCGAGGCCTGCCGCGCGGAAGGCGCGACCGTGCACACCGTGGTCGGCGACATCGGCGAAGAAGCCACCGCCCGCCGCATGGTCGAAACAGCAGCCGAAGCCTTTGGCCGCCTCGATGCCGTGATTCACAACGCGGGCGTGCTGCCGCCCATTGCACCCATCGCCAAGGCCGACCTGGCAGCGTGGGAAGCCAACTGGCGAGTCAACTTCCTGGCGGCGGTGGCGCTGCTGCGGCACGGCATTCCTCTGCTGCGGGAAAGCCACGGACGGGCCGTGTTGGTTTCCAGCGGGGCGGCCATTCACGCCTACCCCACGTGGGGGGCCTATTGCAGCGCCAAAGCCGCCCTCAACCACTTCACCGCCGTCCTTGCTGCCGAAGAGCCTGACATCACCGCCCTGGCCTTCCGCCCCGGCATTGTGGATACCGACATGCAGGCCGACATTCGCACGCAGGGGCAAGGGGTCATGCCACCAGATTTACACGCCAAATTCCTCGCCTATCAGCGAGAAGGCCGCTTGCAGCCCCCGGAGGTTGTGGCGCGGCCGCTGATTGCCGTCGCCCTGCACGCCCCCCACGCGTGGAGCGGCCGCTTCGTGGCTTATTACGACGCCGACGTGCAACAACTGATGCAAGAAACCTGA
- a CDS encoding ComEC/Rec2 family competence protein: MGAYPALWMALAFVIGVVMAPWLPRWGWGWVVVAWTSVAVAWGARRGGLARGGVFLLVGMAALGIWRWQAVQPDFDDLTFIGAYAGWRQEATVVGVLTEPPDIRDTYANLRLRVERLRFAGETAETPVHGLLLVRTTPEQTQHLRYGDRVVVSGWLTLPPAGARFSWRDYLARQGIFVTMTARRLGVLARGQGNPLLAAVYALRERAAAVVQRLWPSPESALLAGILLGLEKGIPRAVYDAFRATGTAHIIAISGFNITILAGLFVALFGRLLGEARGTALAALAVVGYTVLVGAGAAVVRAAIMGLLGMAALRAGRRQHAYTTLAVTAAVMTAFNPRILGDVGFQLSFAATLGLVLFAEPFQQAAERVLRRWLAPRQARRWAAPVGEFFLFTLAAQLLTLPISAYAFHRISVISFLANPAVLPVQAPLMVGAGAAVVLGLVWLPLGKMVAWAVWPLAAYTIRAVEFFAAWPLTTVATANFGVGGVVAYYAALAAGVALWRQRTRWLERWRSGVVKAALLPSLAVMAMLVWHVGLTRPDGRLQVALLPVGNGAALLVHTPTGRWVLIGGGERGSALTEALGRSLPLGARLDWWVVGATRSEMVEGLLPVLASDPPRAVWWAGAAQISPAARALRDQLQTAGVPVQAVVPGASLALGDGARLRALAVSPRGGVFLLQWRDFRLLLPLGMDFDALAQVEGQQSQWAPLTALLLADGGYAPLNPPAWVRRLEPRVVLLSVRQADPHGRPSLELLQALQGFPLLRTDRCGRITLTTDGSRLWTRTARSCVP; the protein is encoded by the coding sequence ATGGGCGCGTATCCGGCGCTGTGGATGGCGCTGGCCTTTGTCATTGGCGTGGTGATGGCTCCCTGGCTGCCGCGATGGGGTTGGGGGTGGGTGGTGGTCGCGTGGACGAGTGTGGCGGTGGCTTGGGGTGCCCGCCGCGGGGGGCTTGCTCGCGGCGGTGTTTTCCTGTTGGTAGGCATGGCAGCGTTGGGGATATGGCGCTGGCAGGCTGTGCAACCCGATTTCGACGATTTGACGTTCATTGGCGCGTATGCCGGTTGGCGGCAGGAAGCCACGGTGGTGGGGGTGCTGACCGAACCGCCCGATATTCGGGATACTTACGCCAATTTGCGGCTGAGGGTCGAGCGCTTGCGCTTTGCGGGGGAAACCGCCGAAACGCCGGTGCATGGCCTGTTGCTGGTGCGCACCACGCCCGAGCAGACGCAGCATTTGCGCTATGGCGACCGCGTGGTGGTGAGCGGCTGGTTGACGCTGCCGCCTGCGGGGGCGCGTTTTTCGTGGCGCGATTATCTCGCTCGGCAGGGTATTTTCGTGACGATGACCGCGCGGCGGCTGGGGGTGCTGGCGCGCGGGCAGGGGAATCCCCTGTTGGCAGCCGTTTATGCCTTGCGGGAACGTGCGGCGGCAGTGGTGCAGCGGCTATGGCCCAGCCCTGAATCGGCTTTGCTGGCTGGCATCTTGTTGGGGCTGGAAAAGGGCATTCCGCGCGCCGTGTACGATGCGTTCCGGGCGACGGGCACGGCGCACATCATTGCCATCAGCGGCTTCAACATCACCATTTTGGCGGGACTGTTTGTAGCGTTGTTTGGGCGGTTGTTGGGGGAAGCGCGGGGCACGGCATTGGCGGCGCTGGCGGTGGTGGGCTATACCGTGTTGGTGGGCGCGGGGGCGGCGGTGGTGCGGGCAGCCATCATGGGCCTTTTGGGTATGGCAGCCTTGCGCGCGGGTCGCAGGCAGCACGCTTACACGACCCTGGCGGTGACAGCGGCCGTCATGACGGCATTCAATCCGCGCATTCTGGGCGATGTTGGTTTTCAGCTCTCTTTTGCCGCCACGTTGGGGCTGGTGCTTTTTGCCGAACCGTTCCAGCAGGCTGCCGAGCGTGTGCTGCGGCGCTGGCTTGCGCCCCGGCAAGCGCGGCGCTGGGCTGCGCCCGTGGGGGAGTTTTTCCTTTTTACCCTCGCGGCGCAGTTGCTCACTTTGCCTATCAGCGCCTATGCTTTCCATCGTATTTCGGTGATTTCGTTTCTTGCCAACCCTGCGGTGTTGCCTGTGCAGGCCCCGCTGATGGTGGGGGCAGGGGCGGCGGTGGTGTTGGGGTTGGTGTGGCTGCCGCTGGGCAAGATGGTGGCCTGGGCGGTATGGCCGCTGGCGGCTTACACGATTCGGGCGGTGGAATTCTTTGCCGCCTGGCCCTTGACGACGGTAGCCACGGCGAATTTTGGGGTGGGCGGCGTGGTGGCTTATTACGCCGCGTTAGCGGCGGGTGTTGCGCTGTGGCGGCAACGGACGCGTTGGTTGGAGCGATGGCGCTCGGGCGTGGTGAAGGCGGCGTTGCTGCCTTCCCTGGCGGTGATGGCTATGTTGGTATGGCATGTGGGGCTGACACGCCCCGATGGGCGTTTGCAGGTGGCGCTGTTGCCGGTAGGCAACGGCGCGGCGCTTCTGGTGCATACGCCGACCGGCCGCTGGGTGCTTATTGGCGGCGGGGAACGTGGCAGCGCGCTGACCGAGGCTTTGGGGCGCAGCCTGCCGCTGGGCGCGCGTTTGGACTGGTGGGTGGTGGGGGCAACCCGTAGTGAAATGGTGGAAGGCCTGTTGCCCGTGCTGGCATCCGACCCGCCGCGCGCGGTGTGGTGGGCGGGGGCGGCGCAAATTTCGCCGGCGGCGCGGGCTTTGCGAGACCAGTTGCAGACCGCAGGGGTGCCGGTGCAGGCCGTGGTCCCCGGCGCGTCGCTGGCGCTGGGTGATGGGGCCCGCCTGCGGGCTTTGGCAGTTTCCCCCCGGGGCGGTGTTTTCTTGTTGCAGTGGCGCGATTTCCGGCTTTTGTTGCCCCTGGGGATGGATTTCGATGCTCTGGCGCAGGTGGAAGGGCAACAAAGCCAATGGGCGCCCCTGACCGCATTGCTGCTGGCCGATGGTGGCTATGCTCCTCTCAATCCGCCTGCGTGGGTGAGGCGTTTGGAGCCGCGGGTAGTGCTGTTGAGTGTTCGCCAGGCGGACCCTCATGGTCGCCCCAGCCTGGAATTGTTGCAGGCTTTGCAGGGCTTCCCCTTGTTGCGCACGGATCGTTGTGGCCGCATCACCCTGACGACCGACGGCAGCCGTTTGTGGACGCGGACGGCGCGCTCTTGCGTGCCTTGA
- a CDS encoding alanine dehydrogenase, whose product MNICIPKERRPFEYRVGLSPHGVHTLVQHGHTVYVEHEAGKGAGFCDEDYERAGARIVYSPHEVFGRADLLVKVGRPLMEEIQWLQPGAIIMGLLHLASARHNKITYMLENDITAVALEQIETEDGDRPVLKPMSRIGGLMAVQVAARLLQNNHGGKGILLGGLPGVPPAEVVVIGAGVVGTCATRGFLGLGAHVTVLDINQKALERIFQAFPQVGTLPATPYNVARTLSFADVVVCGVLKPGERAPLIITREMIKSMKPRALLLDVSIDQGGCAATSRPTTHDRPTYIDEGVIHYAVPNMPGVVARTATHALVTAAMPYILAIANKGIARAMVENPALARAINTYKGELRNLSLLTPAEEK is encoded by the coding sequence ATGAACATCTGCATTCCCAAAGAACGTCGTCCATTCGAATACCGCGTCGGGCTGTCCCCCCACGGCGTCCACACCCTGGTGCAACACGGCCACACGGTGTATGTGGAACATGAAGCAGGCAAAGGCGCAGGCTTCTGCGACGAAGATTACGAGCGCGCCGGCGCCCGCATTGTCTATTCCCCTCACGAAGTTTTTGGCCGTGCCGACCTGTTGGTCAAAGTCGGTCGGCCGCTGATGGAAGAAATCCAATGGCTGCAACCCGGAGCCATCATCATGGGGTTACTGCATCTGGCTTCGGCACGACACAACAAAATCACCTACATGCTGGAAAACGACATCACCGCGGTGGCGTTAGAGCAAATCGAAACCGAAGACGGTGACCGCCCGGTGCTCAAGCCCATGAGCCGGATTGGGGGGCTGATGGCCGTCCAGGTGGCAGCCCGTCTGCTGCAAAACAACCACGGCGGCAAAGGCATCTTGCTGGGCGGGTTGCCCGGCGTTCCGCCGGCCGAAGTGGTCGTCATCGGTGCGGGCGTAGTCGGCACCTGTGCCACGCGGGGCTTCCTGGGATTGGGCGCTCACGTCACTGTGCTGGACATCAACCAAAAAGCCCTGGAACGCATTTTCCAGGCCTTTCCACAAGTGGGCACCCTGCCCGCCACCCCCTACAACGTGGCCCGTACACTCTCTTTCGCCGATGTGGTGGTCTGCGGCGTGCTCAAGCCCGGCGAACGTGCACCGCTCATCATCACCCGCGAGATGATCAAAAGCATGAAACCGCGCGCTTTGCTACTCGATGTCAGCATCGACCAGGGCGGCTGCGCAGCCACCTCACGACCGACCACACACGACCGCCCCACCTACATTGATGAAGGCGTGATTCACTACGCTGTGCCTAACATGCCCGGCGTTGTCGCGCGCACCGCGACCCACGCCCTCGTCACGGCAGCCATGCCCTACATTCTCGCCATCGCCAACAAGGGCATCGCCCGCGCCATGGTCGAAAACCCAGCCCTCGCGCGCGCCATCAACACCTACAAAGGTGAACTGCGCAACCTGAGCCTGCTTACGCCCGCCGAGGAGAAGTGA
- the pyk gene encoding pyruvate kinase: MNFHRRNVKIVATVGPASEDEATLRALIAAGVDVVRLNFSHGTHEQHAAVLHRVREISHRLGKAVAVLQDLQGPKIRVGQLPTEPLALHAGETVILYPENAPPPEEADTKAIPVDFPDLPRVAHPGGRILLDDGHLELHTLTVEKPWVRAKVVLGGELRSHKGINFPGTPLDIPGFTAKDERDLAFGLEQGVDAVAVSFVRSAADIARVRQAIAQMAPDQTDLPIIAKLERPEALQNLHEIIHAADGVMVARGDLGVELPPQRVPIAQKEIITMANHHAKLVITATQMLDSMIHAPRPTRAEASDVANAVFDGTDAVMLSGETAVGDYPVEAVKMMDAIVQEAEGHFTQWGHLAEIETSATRDDARSLTRAARELAHERDVAAIAVFTQTGRTAVLMSKARPRVPIFAFTPEESTYRRLSMYWGVIPQQVPFANTVETMLRHVEAALRATTPIEPGQQVVVISGFPVGAMRPPNFALLHTVGEAG, encoded by the coding sequence ATGAACTTTCATCGTCGGAATGTCAAAATCGTCGCCACCGTCGGCCCCGCCAGCGAAGACGAGGCCACGCTGCGGGCACTCATCGCCGCGGGGGTGGATGTCGTGCGGCTCAACTTTTCCCACGGCACGCACGAACAACACGCCGCGGTGCTGCACCGTGTTCGGGAAATCAGCCACCGGCTGGGGAAAGCCGTAGCCGTTTTGCAAGACCTGCAAGGGCCCAAAATCCGCGTGGGGCAACTTCCCACAGAGCCGCTCGCTCTGCACGCCGGTGAAACCGTCATCCTTTACCCTGAAAACGCCCCCCCGCCGGAGGAGGCCGACACCAAAGCCATTCCGGTTGATTTCCCCGATCTGCCGCGAGTCGCCCACCCCGGCGGCCGCATCTTGCTGGACGACGGGCACCTGGAACTGCACACCCTCACCGTAGAAAAACCGTGGGTGCGGGCAAAAGTGGTGCTGGGCGGCGAACTGCGTTCCCACAAAGGCATCAACTTCCCCGGCACACCGCTTGACATTCCCGGCTTCACCGCCAAAGACGAGCGCGATCTGGCCTTTGGCCTGGAACAGGGCGTGGACGCGGTGGCGGTTTCCTTCGTGCGCAGCGCCGCCGACATTGCTCGGGTGCGCCAGGCCATCGCGCAAATGGCGCCCGACCAAACCGACCTCCCCATCATCGCCAAACTGGAACGCCCCGAGGCCCTGCAAAACCTGCACGAAATCATCCACGCTGCCGACGGCGTGATGGTGGCCCGCGGCGACCTGGGCGTGGAACTCCCCCCCCAACGGGTACCCATCGCGCAAAAAGAAATCATCACGATGGCCAACCACCATGCCAAACTGGTCATCACCGCTACCCAAATGCTGGATTCCATGATTCACGCGCCGCGCCCCACCCGCGCCGAAGCCTCAGATGTAGCCAACGCGGTGTTCGACGGCACCGACGCGGTCATGCTTTCCGGCGAAACGGCAGTGGGCGACTACCCGGTGGAAGCCGTCAAAATGATGGATGCCATCGTGCAGGAAGCCGAAGGGCACTTCACGCAATGGGGGCACTTGGCCGAAATCGAAACCAGCGCAACCCGCGACGACGCCCGCTCCCTTACCCGCGCCGCCCGCGAACTGGCCCACGAGCGAGACGTGGCGGCCATTGCCGTCTTCACCCAAACCGGACGCACCGCGGTGCTCATGTCCAAAGCGCGCCCGCGGGTGCCCATCTTCGCTTTCACCCCTGAAGAATCGACTTACCGCCGCCTGAGCATGTATTGGGGCGTCATTCCCCAACAGGTGCCCTTCGCCAACACGGTCGAGACCATGTTGCGGCACGTGGAAGCCGCCTTGCGGGCTACAACGCCCATCGAGCCGGGGCAACAGGTTGTGGTCATCTCAGGGTTCCCCGTCGGCGCCATGCGACCGCCCAACTTCGCTTTGCTGCACACCGTCGGGGAAGCCGGGTAA
- the argF gene encoding ornithine carbamoyltransferase, giving the protein MKRDFIAIADYSAAELQEMLELALLLKQEWKTGGNKPVLKGKSLALIFQKPSLRTRVSFEMAMVHLGGYAFYLSPQEIGLGKRESIADVARVISGYADGVMARVFAHEHVVELARWADVPVINGLSDYNHPAQGFTDAFTIYEHFGTVKDLNITFIGDGNNVAVSLMHIVAKLGGHFTWAGPEGYELPEKAITEAQKFADESGSRLRFLHDPHEAVKDADVIYTDTWVSMGEEAEAEKRKRVFPPYQVNAALVAEAKPEVVVMHCLPAHRGEEITDEVADGPHSLLFRQAHNRLHAQKAILARLLGGL; this is encoded by the coding sequence ATGAAACGCGACTTCATCGCCATTGCCGATTACAGCGCGGCCGAACTGCAAGAAATGCTGGAACTGGCGCTGTTGCTCAAACAAGAATGGAAAACCGGCGGGAACAAGCCTGTCTTGAAAGGCAAATCGCTGGCGCTCATCTTCCAAAAGCCCAGTTTGCGCACTCGCGTGTCGTTTGAAATGGCGATGGTGCATCTGGGCGGCTACGCCTTTTACCTCAGCCCGCAGGAAATCGGCCTCGGCAAGCGGGAATCCATCGCCGACGTGGCCCGGGTGATTTCCGGCTACGCGGATGGGGTCATGGCCCGCGTCTTCGCCCACGAGCATGTGGTCGAACTGGCCCGCTGGGCCGACGTGCCGGTCATCAACGGCCTGAGCGACTACAACCACCCCGCCCAGGGCTTCACCGACGCCTTCACCATCTACGAACACTTTGGCACCGTCAAAGACCTCAACATCACCTTCATTGGCGATGGCAACAACGTCGCGGTTTCGCTGATGCACATTGTCGCCAAACTGGGCGGCCACTTCACCTGGGCAGGGCCGGAAGGGTACGAACTGCCCGAAAAAGCCATCACCGAAGCGCAAAAGTTCGCTGACGAAAGCGGCAGCCGCCTGCGCTTCCTGCACGACCCGCACGAAGCCGTGAAAGACGCCGATGTGATTTACACCGACACATGGGTCAGCATGGGCGAAGAGGCCGAAGCCGAGAAACGCAAGCGCGTCTTCCCGCCTTATCAGGTCAACGCAGCGCTGGTTGCCGAAGCCAAACCCGAAGTGGTGGTCATGCACTGTCTGCCCGCCCACCGCGGTGAGGAAATCACCGACGAAGTGGCCGACGGGCCACATTCGCTGCTCTTCCGGCAGGCGCATAACAGATTGCACGCCCAAAAGGCCATTCTGGCCCGCCTGCTGGGTGGGTTGTAA
- the menD gene encoding 2-succinyl-5-enolpyruvyl-6-hydroxy-3-cyclohexene-1-carboxylic-acid synthase translates to MNPAILFAEIFVDELTRLPLSGVVICPGSRSTPLTVAFSRQHALPVYMHLDERAAAYFAIGLALETGRPAAVVTTSGTATANLHPAVLEADRALVPLLLLTADRPPELRDSGANQTTDQVKLYGQAVRWYAEMPLPESSPSSRLLRAVRATADRAVAAAQGITGRPGPVHLNFPFRKPLEPEGNESALLADSVPTSTLSPAWELAIRNPLGAKGRAQKQPLVALSAAPRQPTPPQIEALAALVRAHRRGVILAGPKAAPTPEIAALLRHFATAAGYPLLADALSGVRFGAASHAPLVLGGQALFLAAGLPHTPPPEVVFLFGAPPVSNAPLAFLANLPPETQVVAITPHAAWPNPAFRLAHWLLADLEPTLQALTVALEPSPPTDESWLAAWQAAERTTREVVAAAPRTEGRLLADLVRALPAEARLFAGNSLPVRHLDEYAPPTETPLRVFANRGLSGIDGVVSSAAGVAAASQRPTVLVLGDLSLLHDLGGLFAVRRFGLNHLQIVVLNNDGGGIFQRLPIAQHEPPFTAMFRTPHGLTFEHAAALYGLNYRRLEATDLTDALRSALRSGQPHLLEVPTDVQAHETARQRLLTRLR, encoded by the coding sequence ATGAACCCTGCCATCCTTTTTGCCGAAATTTTCGTCGACGAGCTCACCCGCCTGCCGCTGAGCGGGGTCGTGATTTGCCCCGGCTCACGCAGCACGCCGCTCACGGTTGCTTTCAGTCGTCAGCACGCCCTGCCGGTGTACATGCACCTCGACGAGCGCGCCGCGGCCTATTTTGCTATCGGGCTGGCGCTGGAAACCGGCCGCCCTGCCGCCGTGGTCACGACCTCGGGCACCGCAACGGCCAACCTGCACCCCGCGGTGCTGGAAGCCGATCGTGCTCTTGTGCCCCTGTTGCTGCTCACCGCCGACCGTCCCCCCGAACTGCGCGACAGCGGGGCCAACCAAACCACCGACCAGGTAAAACTCTACGGTCAGGCCGTGCGCTGGTATGCCGAAATGCCCTTGCCAGAAAGCTCCCCCAGCAGCCGCCTGCTGCGCGCCGTGCGGGCAACCGCCGACCGTGCCGTCGCCGCGGCACAGGGCATCACCGGCCGCCCCGGCCCCGTGCACCTCAACTTTCCTTTCCGCAAACCGCTGGAACCGGAAGGCAACGAAAGCGCCCTTCTCGCCGACAGCGTCCCCACTTCCACTCTGTCTCCCGCCTGGGAATTGGCTATACGAAACCCCCTCGGCGCGAAGGGACGCGCGCAAAAACAGCCACTCGTCGCGCTTTCTGCCGCGCCCCGCCAGCCCACGCCACCGCAAATCGAAGCCCTGGCCGCACTGGTGCGCGCCCATCGCCGGGGCGTCATCCTCGCGGGCCCCAAGGCCGCGCCTACGCCCGAAATTGCCGCCCTGCTCCGCCACTTTGCCACAGCGGCAGGCTATCCTCTCCTCGCCGACGCGCTCTCAGGCGTGCGTTTCGGGGCAGCGAGCCATGCCCCGCTTGTGCTGGGCGGTCAAGCCCTCTTCCTCGCCGCGGGGCTGCCCCACACACCCCCGCCTGAGGTCGTCTTCCTCTTCGGAGCGCCACCCGTCAGCAACGCCCCGCTGGCCTTCCTCGCCAACCTGCCCCCAGAAACCCAAGTCGTCGCCATTACCCCTCACGCCGCCTGGCCCAACCCGGCGTTCCGGCTCGCGCACTGGTTGCTGGCCGACCTCGAGCCCACCCTGCAGGCGCTTACTGTCGCGCTGGAACCTTCCCCGCCCACCGACGAAAGCTGGCTGGCCGCCTGGCAGGCTGCCGAGCGCACCACCCGCGAGGTTGTTGCCGCTGCGCCGCGCACCGAAGGCCGCCTGCTGGCCGACCTCGTCCGGGCTCTGCCCGCCGAAGCCCGCCTGTTCGCAGGCAACAGCCTGCCCGTCCGCCACCTGGACGAATATGCCCCACCCACCGAAACGCCCCTGCGGGTTTTCGCCAACCGTGGCCTGAGCGGCATTGATGGCGTGGTTTCCAGCGCCGCGGGCGTGGCCGCAGCCAGCCAACGCCCCACCGTGTTGGTGCTCGGCGACCTTTCCCTGCTGCACGACCTCGGCGGGCTGTTCGCCGTGCGCCGTTTTGGCCTGAACCATTTGCAAATTGTGGTGCTGAACAACGACGGCGGGGGCATTTTTCAGCGCCTGCCCATCGCCCAACACGAACCGCCCTTTACCGCCATGTTCCGTACCCCTCACGGCCTGACCTTCGAGCATGCTGCAGCACTCTACGGCCTGAACTACCGCCGTCTGGAAGCCACCGACCTCACCGACGCCCTGCGCAGCGCCTTGCGCAGCGGCCAGCCCCACCTGCTGGAAGTGCCCACCGATGTGCAGGCCCACGAAACCGCGCGGCAGCGTTTGCTCACCCGGTTGAGGTAG